From Deinococcus sp. Marseille-Q6407, one genomic window encodes:
- a CDS encoding NFACT family protein, giving the protein MEGLMLARVLRGLSGGLPARALGWVFPDETTAALLLEDMPQGTGNLVLSYRPPQPVVYFSRERLRGEPHNPFQQMVANKVRGDLLRAEQLKLDRVFQLHFGGEEGFVSVPPARLLFEVTGRNANLLILEEGEGFRGRILHAAREITPARNRFRTTRSGGQYTPPPPYDKLDPRSLSLEEAQAAGLDDLPLPRWREQVDGLGPLLSAELGRRAGFTQAPGPQQLPQALAALHSLVEDPSVSEGVMTEGAREAARSEKAAQLRKELIGPLDKRLTLLTNQLSDVTRAEEGIELAEQERLEADILMAYSHQVPDGSAEVRLPDLTGESEVTITLDPLLSAVQNAEKRYTRARRREDIYERLAEREPRLRTEFAEAQARVQALDTAGLKELEALAAQLSSEKPEKVPYGLRFTLPSGLTALVGRNNKENATLTHRIGRSMDYWFHAQGYAGSHVLVRTGSGGKELSQADILYAAQLAAAHSKARGSSNVPVDYTRIKHVWRPKGAAAGKVNYTGQKTVFVDGDLPES; this is encoded by the coding sequence ATGGAAGGTTTGATGCTTGCCCGCGTGCTGCGGGGCCTGTCCGGGGGCCTGCCGGCGCGGGCGCTGGGCTGGGTCTTTCCCGACGAAACGACCGCAGCGCTACTGCTGGAAGATATGCCGCAGGGCACCGGCAATCTGGTGCTCAGCTACCGGCCCCCGCAGCCGGTGGTGTATTTCTCGCGGGAGCGGCTGCGCGGCGAGCCGCACAACCCCTTTCAGCAGATGGTGGCCAACAAGGTGCGTGGTGACCTGCTGCGGGCCGAGCAGCTGAAGCTGGACCGGGTCTTTCAGCTGCATTTTGGCGGCGAGGAGGGCTTTGTCAGTGTGCCGCCCGCCCGGCTGCTGTTTGAGGTGACCGGGCGCAACGCCAACCTGCTGATTCTGGAAGAGGGGGAGGGGTTCAGAGGCCGTATTCTGCACGCGGCCCGCGAAATCACTCCGGCGCGCAACCGTTTCCGCACCACTCGCTCGGGCGGTCAGTACACGCCGCCGCCCCCTTATGACAAGCTGGACCCCCGCAGCCTGAGCCTGGAAGAGGCGCAGGCCGCCGGCCTGGACGACCTGCCGCTGCCGCGCTGGCGCGAGCAGGTAGATGGGCTGGGCCCGCTGCTGAGCGCCGAGCTGGGCCGCCGCGCCGGCTTCACGCAGGCGCCGGGGCCACAGCAATTACCGCAGGCCCTGGCGGCGTTGCACTCGCTGGTGGAAGACCCCAGCGTGTCCGAAGGGGTGATGACCGAGGGCGCCCGCGAGGCGGCCCGCAGCGAGAAAGCGGCGCAGCTGCGTAAGGAGCTGATCGGCCCGCTGGACAAGCGCCTGACCCTGCTGACCAACCAGCTGAGCGACGTGACCCGCGCCGAAGAAGGCATCGAACTGGCCGAACAGGAGCGCCTGGAGGCCGATATTCTGATGGCCTACAGCCACCAGGTGCCCGACGGCAGCGCCGAAGTGCGCCTGCCTGACCTGACTGGCGAGAGCGAAGTGACCATCACTCTTGACCCGCTGCTGAGTGCGGTGCAGAACGCTGAGAAGCGGTACACCCGCGCCCGCCGCCGCGAGGATATCTATGAGCGGCTGGCCGAGCGCGAGCCACGGCTGCGGACCGAGTTTGCTGAGGCGCAGGCCCGTGTGCAGGCGCTGGACACCGCTGGCCTGAAAGAGCTGGAAGCCCTGGCTGCACAGCTGAGCAGCGAGAAGCCCGAGAAAGTCCCTTACGGCCTGCGCTTTACGCTGCCCAGTGGCCTGACAGCGCTGGTGGGCCGCAACAACAAGGAAAATGCCACCCTGACTCACCGGATCGGCCGCAGCATGGACTACTGGTTTCACGCGCAGGGCTACGCCGGCAGCCATGTTCTGGTCCGCACCGGCAGCGGCGGCAAAGAGCTGTCCCAGGCCGATATCCTTTACGCTGCGCAGCTGGCCGCCGCCCACTCCAAGGCGCGCGGCAGTTCCAACGTGCCGGTGGACTATACTCGCATCAAGCATGTCTGGCGTCCCAAGGGCGCAGCGGC
- a CDS encoding outer membrane protein assembly factor gives MRTHTLMLTLALGAAAPALAQTAAPVRAPAPAAQPASARPAAAQPAGTVSEVVVNGTTELLANFVRATLNVQPGAPVSGVNLDQVRQSVLNSGYFSAATPRIEQRSGRSVLVIDVVPNATIGSVEATGLTYLSADAFKKSIADMLNIAPGAALNTARLEQAKNALLDNYRSEGFPFVPKVTVQTAPANDGTVTVRFLVDETAPIRAVRVQGVTLLDRARVENIFRPLQQSGKFTPESYYRAVSQVQALYEEAGYLHAGVEVAKTTLDGGLLTVQVVEGRVTRLDTSNLGNVDAAVLQGLRTRSGQPVRAADLQEDVRTLSNRTGKPVGFALQANPQNLNQVVVYFGSANVVTAPIQRIEIRGNTRLTAEQLRAALTIKEGDVFSPQLAQDNFVRMRDLYRAQGYEISTRDAVQFENGVLVFNVREVTLAGYELNWKGEHRTEDRVILRELPKPGQLFNANQLREGLGRISRLGYVQLVSQETRTDPQNPEAITYVLTVAEADTGIPLQLSLGYDSLQGGWNGEVGYSNPNVFGLGHNGSISLGAQQNDAGQNWFGSANYTIPWLDLDFLDFRENRTSLSAGVSSTVAANQAIFQERDDPNGSGKVQQDTGRDYTVRNNTFGVDLSRHLTDEITAGVGVGVTQQNYFLEGKIRDNDVRTPYKVEGDTQYWIDCNNAPVKANRTDTALIEQLRRPCALTDAQANALLPQKSLTTSLNGRVNYDNADSFAFPSKGWRGDLNGSYNFGAVGDNRVNWFEVESGTRTYFNLGDTVQKPTGEQTPQQVVAVRANAGTMVGDTPVGTGFRVGGGNSGSFSRQLRGVENGSLFGSNYFTTSAEYRRDLNINLGPARGVYGVLFADAGDAWGDKDPFKLNYGVGAGVQLDLGLGNFQLPPLRFDYGYNPQTSNGQFYFRLGNFW, from the coding sequence ATGCGAACCCATACGCTGATGTTGACCCTGGCGCTTGGCGCCGCCGCGCCGGCCCTGGCCCAGACGGCCGCTCCGGTGCGTGCGCCGGCCCCTGCCGCGCAGCCTGCCTCTGCTCGGCCTGCCGCAGCGCAGCCGGCCGGCACCGTGTCGGAAGTGGTCGTGAACGGCACCACCGAACTGCTGGCCAACTTTGTGCGGGCCACCCTGAACGTGCAGCCCGGCGCCCCGGTCTCGGGCGTGAACCTGGATCAGGTGCGCCAGAGCGTGCTGAACTCGGGCTACTTCTCGGCGGCCACCCCGCGCATCGAGCAGCGCTCGGGCCGCAGCGTGCTGGTGATTGACGTGGTGCCCAACGCGACCATCGGCAGCGTGGAAGCCACCGGCCTGACCTACCTGTCGGCCGACGCTTTCAAAAAGAGCATCGCCGACATGCTGAACATCGCCCCCGGCGCCGCGCTGAACACCGCCCGCCTGGAGCAGGCCAAGAACGCCCTGCTGGACAACTACCGCTCCGAAGGCTTTCCTTTCGTTCCCAAGGTGACGGTGCAGACCGCGCCGGCCAACGACGGCACCGTGACCGTGCGCTTCTTGGTGGATGAAACCGCTCCCATCCGCGCTGTGCGTGTGCAGGGCGTGACCCTGCTGGACCGCGCCCGCGTCGAGAACATCTTCCGGCCGCTGCAGCAGTCGGGCAAGTTCACCCCCGAGTCCTACTACCGCGCCGTGTCGCAGGTGCAGGCTCTGTACGAAGAAGCCGGCTACCTGCACGCCGGTGTGGAAGTTGCCAAGACCACTCTGGACGGCGGCCTGCTGACCGTGCAAGTCGTGGAAGGCCGCGTGACCCGCTTGGATACCAGTAACCTGGGCAATGTGGACGCCGCCGTGCTGCAGGGCCTGCGGACCCGCTCGGGCCAGCCGGTCCGCGCCGCCGATCTGCAAGAAGACGTGCGCACCCTGTCCAACCGCACCGGCAAGCCGGTGGGCTTTGCGCTGCAGGCCAACCCCCAGAACCTCAATCAGGTGGTGGTGTACTTCGGCAGCGCCAACGTGGTGACGGCGCCTATCCAGCGTATTGAGATTCGTGGCAACACCCGGTTGACTGCCGAGCAGCTGCGCGCCGCGCTGACCATCAAGGAAGGTGACGTGTTCAGCCCGCAGCTGGCCCAGGACAACTTTGTCCGGATGCGTGACCTGTACCGTGCCCAGGGCTACGAGATCAGCACCCGGGACGCCGTGCAGTTTGAAAACGGCGTGCTGGTGTTCAATGTCCGCGAAGTGACCCTGGCCGGCTATGAGCTGAACTGGAAGGGCGAACACCGCACCGAGGACCGCGTGATTCTGCGCGAGCTGCCCAAGCCGGGTCAGCTGTTCAACGCCAATCAGCTGCGCGAGGGCCTAGGCCGCATCAGCCGCCTGGGATACGTGCAGCTGGTCAGCCAGGAAACCCGCACCGACCCCCAGAACCCCGAAGCCATCACCTACGTGCTGACGGTGGCCGAAGCCGACACCGGCATTCCGCTGCAGCTTTCGCTGGGCTACGACAGCCTGCAGGGCGGCTGGAACGGCGAAGTCGGCTACAGCAACCCCAACGTGTTCGGTCTGGGCCACAACGGTTCTATCAGCCTGGGCGCCCAGCAGAACGACGCCGGCCAGAACTGGTTCGGCTCGGCCAACTACACCATTCCCTGGCTGGACCTCGACTTCCTAGACTTCCGTGAAAACCGCACCAGCCTGAGCGCCGGCGTGAGCAGCACGGTGGCCGCCAACCAGGCCATCTTCCAGGAACGCGATGACCCCAACGGCAGCGGCAAGGTGCAGCAGGATACCGGCCGCGACTACACCGTTCGCAACAACACTTTCGGAGTGGATCTCAGCCGTCACCTGACCGATGAAATCACCGCCGGCGTGGGTGTGGGCGTGACCCAGCAGAATTATTTCCTGGAAGGCAAGATCCGCGACAACGACGTCCGGACGCCTTACAAGGTCGAGGGTGATACCCAGTACTGGATCGACTGCAACAACGCTCCGGTCAAGGCCAACCGGACCGACACCGCCCTGATCGAGCAGCTGCGCCGCCCCTGCGCCCTGACCGACGCTCAGGCGAACGCTCTGCTGCCCCAGAAGAGCCTGACCACCAGCTTGAACGGCCGCGTGAACTACGACAACGCCGATTCCTTCGCCTTCCCCAGCAAGGGCTGGCGCGGCGACCTGAACGGCTCGTACAACTTCGGTGCGGTGGGTGACAACCGCGTCAACTGGTTCGAGGTGGAATCGGGCACCCGCACCTACTTCAACCTGGGCGACACCGTGCAGAAGCCTACCGGTGAGCAGACCCCCCAGCAGGTGGTGGCGGTGCGTGCCAACGCCGGCACCATGGTCGGTGACACCCCGGTCGGCACCGGCTTCCGGGTGGGCGGCGGCAACAGCGGCTCCTTCTCGCGTCAGCTGCGCGGTGTGGAAAACGGTTCGCTGTTCGGCTCCAACTACTTCACCACCTCGGCCGAGTACCGCCGTGACCTGAACATCAACCTGGGCCCGGCCCGTGGCGTGTACGGCGTGCTGTTCGCTGACGCCGGCGACGCCTGGGGCGATAAGGATCCCTTCAAGCTGAACTACGGCGTGGGCGCGGGTGTCCAGCTTGACCTGGGGCTGGGCAACTTCCAGCTGCCGCCGCTGCGCTTCGACTACGGCTACAACCCCCAGACCAGCAACGGCCAGTTCTACTTCCGTCTGGGTAACTTCTGGTAA
- a CDS encoding SLC13 family permease, with protein MEPIGIILILLVLLLVLFATEWFPVDVTALLLIAALMLTGLLTPAEALAGFGDTTVLTLASLFILARVLMRTGVIGWLVQRLTGSSGPRGAGSVQSPQQGQGLIRRLLAGVTAVSTVTSNTATTAVFLPVMHALVRRTGTPASRVMMPLAFASILGGSVTLIGTSTNLVVAGFMPKLGLDRLGFFELAWVGVPGAVAGLLYLFYVAPRLLPERDSELEQEVRAYISDLTVAEGSPLIGQTLAGAALGRDHGLTVVAVRRGGRTSYAPDANFQIEQGDTLALESDSEGLLAAKAGLGLVSRSEEKLSLSGLDSEARLVEAVVMPGNELTGRTLREARFRERYGLSVLALHRREKTMERLGSLRIRGGDVLLIQGTESRVRNLGDTFAVLSDLTEQQRDQSKAPLAAGLFVGALLLAGTGAVPLVAALITAVALALALRLISPAEAYRAVEWPVLVLVAAMLAFGGAFQSSGAAELIAGWMSGVLQPLGGVGVLAGVYLFTLILTQPMSNQAAALVMLPLAVSIAGALGYDPRPFAIAVTLAASNSYLTPLEPSCMLVYGPGHYRFADFLRVGGGLSLITFLLTIVIVPLVWPLT; from the coding sequence ATGGAACCCATCGGCATCATTCTGATCCTGCTGGTCTTGTTGCTGGTGCTGTTCGCTACCGAGTGGTTTCCGGTAGATGTGACCGCGCTGCTCCTGATCGCCGCCCTGATGCTGACCGGGTTGCTGACCCCTGCCGAGGCGCTGGCCGGGTTCGGCGACACCACGGTGCTGACGCTGGCGTCGCTGTTTATCCTGGCACGGGTTCTGATGCGGACCGGCGTGATCGGCTGGCTGGTGCAGCGGCTGACCGGGTCCTCGGGTCCCCGCGGCGCGGGGAGCGTACAGTCGCCGCAGCAGGGCCAGGGCCTGATCCGGCGGCTGCTGGCCGGAGTCACGGCAGTCAGCACCGTGACCAGCAACACCGCCACCACCGCAGTCTTTTTGCCGGTGATGCACGCTCTGGTGCGGCGCACCGGCACGCCGGCCAGCCGGGTGATGATGCCGCTGGCCTTCGCGTCTATTCTGGGCGGCTCGGTCACCCTGATCGGTACCAGCACCAATCTGGTGGTGGCGGGTTTCATGCCCAAGCTGGGGCTGGACCGCCTGGGCTTTTTCGAGCTTGCCTGGGTGGGCGTGCCCGGCGCAGTGGCCGGGTTGCTGTACCTCTTTTATGTGGCCCCACGGCTGCTGCCCGAGCGCGACTCGGAGCTGGAACAGGAGGTGCGGGCCTATATCTCGGACCTCACGGTCGCCGAGGGCAGCCCCCTGATCGGGCAGACCCTGGCCGGCGCCGCGCTGGGCCGCGACCACGGCCTGACGGTGGTGGCGGTGCGCCGCGGCGGCCGCACCAGCTACGCCCCGGACGCGAATTTCCAGATAGAGCAGGGTGATACCCTGGCCCTGGAGAGTGACTCGGAAGGGCTGCTGGCCGCCAAAGCGGGGCTGGGGCTGGTCAGCCGCTCGGAGGAAAAGCTCTCGCTGAGCGGCCTGGATTCCGAAGCCCGGCTGGTCGAAGCAGTGGTGATGCCTGGCAACGAATTGACCGGGCGCACCCTGCGCGAGGCCCGTTTCCGCGAACGCTATGGCCTGAGCGTGCTGGCGCTGCACCGCCGCGAGAAAACCATGGAGCGGCTGGGTAGCCTGCGAATACGCGGCGGCGACGTGTTGCTGATTCAGGGCACCGAGTCGCGGGTGCGCAACTTGGGCGATACGTTCGCCGTGCTGAGTGACCTGACCGAGCAGCAGCGTGACCAGTCCAAAGCGCCACTGGCTGCTGGTCTGTTCGTGGGTGCCCTGCTGCTGGCCGGCACCGGCGCCGTGCCGCTGGTGGCTGCGCTGATCACGGCTGTGGCGCTGGCGCTGGCGCTGCGGCTGATCAGCCCCGCCGAGGCCTACCGCGCGGTCGAGTGGCCGGTGCTGGTGCTGGTGGCTGCCATGCTGGCGTTCGGAGGCGCGTTTCAGTCGAGCGGCGCGGCTGAACTGATTGCCGGCTGGATGTCCGGGGTGCTGCAGCCGCTGGGCGGGGTGGGCGTGCTGGCGGGCGTATACCTCTTTACCCTGATTCTGACCCAGCCCATGAGCAATCAGGCGGCGGCCCTGGTGATGCTGCCGCTGGCGGTGAGCATCGCCGGCGCGCTGGGCTACGACCCGCGCCCTTTCGCCATCGCGGTAACGCTGGCGGCCAGCAACTCGTATCTCACGCCGCTGGAACCCAGCTGCATGCTGGTGTACGGCCCGGGGCACTACCGCTTTGCCGACTTTCTGCGGGTAGGCGGGGGCCTTTCGCTGATCACTTTCCTGCTGACCATCGTGATCGTTCCGCTGGTCTGGCCGCTGACCTGA
- a CDS encoding YifB family Mg chelatase-like AAA ATPase: protein MLARVRSAALVGVDAVPVEVEVDVSPGLPAFMVVGLPDQAVSEARERVRAAIRNSGLPFPAARITVNLAPADLRKEGPLYDLPIALGVLAAQEQIPLDALRGLICAGELALDGSLRPVAGAVNLALLAAELNLPALVPAGSAEEAALIEVPVYGAASLLDAVRHLTAQAPLPLTAPPQPQEGWLDAPDLADVKGQTAAKRALEIAAAGGHNLLMVGSPGSGKTMLARRAAGLLPPLTRSEALEVTRIHSAAGLLTRGGLLGAPPYRSPHHTVSDAGLIGGGSVPKPGEVSLAHRGLLFLDEFPEFSRRALETLRQPLEDGRVVISRARASVEYPARFQLIAAMNPCPCGYLGDPEKPCTCTPVQRTRYLARLSGPLLDRIDLTVTVPRLTVDELTRAPQGESTAEVRGRVLAARERMHRRQESRNADLVGQSLQQAAALDAGPENFMRAAARQLGLTGRGYDRVLRVARTVADLAGAEYVAEAHLAEALTFRPRELA from the coding sequence TTGTTAGCCCGCGTTCGCAGCGCCGCTCTGGTGGGGGTGGACGCCGTGCCGGTCGAGGTGGAGGTGGATGTCTCGCCGGGCCTGCCTGCCTTTATGGTGGTGGGCCTGCCGGATCAGGCAGTCAGCGAGGCCCGCGAGCGGGTGCGGGCGGCCATTCGCAATTCGGGTCTGCCGTTTCCGGCGGCCCGCATCACTGTCAATCTGGCCCCAGCCGACCTCCGCAAGGAAGGCCCGCTGTACGATCTGCCCATCGCGCTGGGCGTGCTGGCGGCGCAGGAGCAAATACCGCTGGACGCCCTGCGCGGCCTGATCTGCGCCGGTGAGCTGGCGCTGGACGGCTCGCTGCGGCCGGTGGCGGGCGCGGTCAATCTGGCACTGCTGGCCGCCGAGCTGAACTTGCCCGCGCTGGTGCCGGCCGGCAGCGCCGAGGAGGCGGCCCTGATCGAGGTGCCGGTGTACGGCGCCGCCTCCTTGCTGGACGCGGTGCGGCACCTGACCGCCCAGGCCCCACTGCCACTCACCGCGCCGCCCCAGCCGCAGGAAGGCTGGCTGGACGCCCCCGACCTGGCCGACGTCAAAGGCCAGACAGCCGCCAAACGGGCACTGGAAATCGCGGCGGCCGGCGGGCACAACCTCTTGATGGTGGGCAGCCCCGGCAGCGGCAAGACCATGCTGGCCCGCCGCGCCGCTGGCCTGCTGCCTCCCCTGACCCGCAGCGAGGCGCTGGAAGTGACCCGGATTCATTCGGCTGCCGGGCTGCTGACGCGGGGTGGCCTGCTGGGTGCGCCGCCTTACCGCAGCCCGCACCACACCGTGTCGGACGCCGGTCTGATTGGCGGGGGCAGCGTGCCCAAACCTGGCGAGGTCAGCTTGGCCCACCGGGGCCTGCTGTTTCTGGACGAATTCCCGGAGTTCTCGCGCCGGGCACTCGAAACGCTGCGTCAGCCGCTGGAAGACGGCCGGGTGGTGATTTCCCGCGCCCGCGCCAGCGTGGAGTATCCGGCCCGCTTTCAGCTGATTGCCGCCATGAACCCCTGCCCCTGCGGCTACCTGGGCGACCCTGAAAAACCCTGTACCTGCACGCCGGTGCAGCGCACCCGCTACCTCGCCCGGTTGAGCGGCCCGCTGCTGGACCGCATTGACCTGACCGTGACGGTGCCGCGTCTCACGGTGGACGAACTGACCCGGGCGCCCCAGGGCGAAAGCACCGCCGAGGTGCGCGGGCGGGTGCTGGCGGCCCGCGAGCGGATGCACCGCCGCCAGGAAAGCCGCAACGCCGACCTGGTGGGGCAGAGCCTGCAGCAGGCCGCCGCGCTGGACGCCGGCCCTGAGAACTTTATGCGGGCGGCGGCCCGGCAACTGGGGCTGACTGGCCGCGGCTACGACCGGGTGCTGCGGGTGGCCCGTACAGTGGCGGACCTGGCCGGAGCCGAGTACGTCGCGGAAGCCCACCTCGCCGAAGCACTGACCTTCCGCCCGCGCGAGTTGGCCTAG
- the tatA gene encoding twin-arginine translocase TatA/TatE family subunit encodes MNLGPMEILVILVVALVLFGPSKLPELGKSLGRGVREFKRGTQGLKDELENSLKEEPARPQGTPVQTQPVQTQPVQSQTVPSQPVQPQPAQAPMPAVTASQAPVASAPASGEQVVYAAAPQPLQPAATQPEAAQPAPVQPAPLRASDLAVAPVVQTPVADAAPAETPAPAEPTHRA; translated from the coding sequence ATGAACCTCGGACCCATGGAAATTCTGGTCATTCTGGTCGTTGCTCTGGTGCTGTTCGGCCCCAGCAAGCTGCCCGAGCTGGGCAAGAGCCTGGGCCGGGGAGTGCGCGAGTTCAAGCGCGGCACCCAGGGCCTCAAGGATGAGCTGGAAAACAGCCTCAAGGAAGAGCCGGCCCGGCCCCAGGGAACGCCGGTTCAGACTCAGCCCGTGCAAACTCAGCCTGTACAGAGCCAAACTGTGCCGAGCCAACCCGTGCAGCCCCAGCCGGCCCAGGCGCCGATGCCTGCCGTGACCGCCTCCCAGGCGCCGGTTGCCAGCGCCCCAGCCAGCGGCGAACAGGTGGTTTATGCGGCAGCACCCCAGCCGCTGCAGCCTGCGGCCACTCAGCCGGAAGCTGCCCAGCCTGCGCCGGTGCAGCCCGCGCCGCTGCGTGCTTCCGACCTGGCGGTGGCGCCGGTCGTGCAGACGCCGGTGGCAGATGCGGCCCCCGCCGAGACACCCGCGCCGGCTGAGCCCACCCACCGCGCCTGA
- a CDS encoding phytoene desaturase family protein, whose translation MTLDAVVVGAGPNGLSAAITLARAGLKVQLLEAHSQVGGGLSSRQWQGFTFDNGSAIHPLGYASPVWQTWPLHAFGLDWVRSPAPYAHLWWDGRALALPQNLDAAAEQLGPDGDRWRALFGPLVAAQPRLLEDTLRPLLRVPRWPLTLARFGLPALVPAPLLARLFQTEEARALWAGLAAHVNLPMRTPGVSAAVLMLGSAAHAGGWPFPRGGAQALADALADYFRFLGGEIHLNTPVASRADLPAARAVLVDSSPVVARRLLRRSTPAYDAWLARFRYGLGAVKLDYALSGPVPWRDPAAARAATLHIGGSLATIAGAEENAADGQLPERPYLLAAQHTLFDPSRAPAGRHTFWVYAHAPADTESAYADTIEAALEQLAPSFRSLVLHREVTTPRDLEAFSPVFVGGDVNGGRFDLPGLLARPVPTPTPYRTPDPQVYLCSSATPPGGGVHGMSGWQAARAVLQDLFR comes from the coding sequence ATGACCCTGGACGCCGTGGTGGTGGGCGCTGGCCCCAATGGACTGAGTGCAGCCATCACCCTGGCCCGCGCCGGGCTGAAGGTGCAGCTGCTGGAAGCGCACTCGCAGGTGGGCGGCGGCCTGAGCAGCCGGCAGTGGCAAGGCTTTACCTTCGACAACGGGAGCGCCATTCACCCGCTGGGCTACGCTTCGCCTGTGTGGCAGACCTGGCCGCTGCACGCTTTCGGGCTGGACTGGGTGCGCTCGCCGGCCCCTTACGCGCACCTGTGGTGGGACGGCCGGGCGCTGGCACTGCCGCAAAACCTGGACGCCGCTGCCGAGCAGTTGGGCCCCGACGGTGACCGCTGGCGCGCCCTGTTCGGGCCGCTGGTCGCCGCTCAGCCCCGGCTGCTGGAAGACACCTTGCGGCCGCTGCTGCGGGTGCCGCGCTGGCCGCTGACCCTGGCCCGCTTCGGACTGCCGGCGCTGGTGCCGGCGCCGCTGCTGGCCCGGCTGTTTCAGACCGAAGAAGCCCGGGCACTGTGGGCCGGCTTGGCCGCGCACGTGAACCTGCCGATGCGGACCCCCGGTGTAAGCGCCGCCGTCCTGATGCTGGGCAGCGCCGCGCACGCCGGGGGCTGGCCGTTTCCGCGCGGCGGCGCCCAGGCCCTGGCCGACGCCCTGGCCGACTATTTCCGCTTTCTGGGCGGCGAGATTCATCTGAATACCCCGGTGGCCTCGCGCGCTGACCTGCCGGCGGCGCGGGCGGTGCTGGTGGATTCCAGCCCGGTGGTCGCCCGCCGCCTGCTGCGCCGCTCTACCCCCGCCTACGACGCCTGGCTGGCCCGCTTTCGCTATGGCCTGGGCGCCGTCAAGCTGGACTATGCCCTCAGCGGGCCAGTGCCCTGGCGGGACCCGGCGGCCGCCCGCGCCGCCACCTTACATATCGGCGGCAGCCTGGCAACCATTGCCGGCGCTGAGGAGAACGCCGCCGATGGGCAGCTGCCGGAGCGGCCCTATCTGCTGGCCGCTCAGCACACCCTCTTTGACCCCAGCCGGGCGCCGGCCGGCAGGCACACCTTCTGGGTCTACGCGCACGCCCCGGCCGACACCGAGTCAGCCTATGCCGATACCATCGAAGCGGCACTGGAACAACTGGCACCCAGCTTTCGCTCGCTCGTCCTGCACCGCGAAGTCACCACGCCCCGTGACCTCGAAGCGTTCAGCCCGGTCTTTGTGGGCGGCGACGTGAACGGGGGCCGTTTTGACCTGCCGGGGCTGCTGGCCCGCCCGGTGCCCACGCCCACGCCCTACCGCACGCCCGACCCGCAGGTGTATCTGTGCAGTTCGGCCACTCCGCCCGGGGGCGGTGTACACGGCATGAGCGGCTGGCAGGCGGCCCGGGCAGTCTTGCAGGACCTGTTCCGCTAA
- a CDS encoding HU family DNA-binding protein: MNKEKVAKAELASRISEQTGLSRKQAGEVVTSAVSLMVDALKEGRTVGLLGLGTFSISPTAQRQGVRPGTTERITIPAGKKVRFKISTGLKDRL, encoded by the coding sequence ATGAACAAGGAAAAAGTCGCCAAGGCCGAACTGGCCTCCCGTATCAGTGAGCAGACTGGACTTTCGCGCAAGCAGGCCGGTGAAGTGGTCACATCGGCCGTGTCGCTGATGGTGGACGCCCTGAAAGAAGGCCGCACCGTAGGCCTGCTGGGCCTGGGCACCTTCAGTATCTCCCCAACAGCCCAGCGTCAGGGTGTGCGCCCCGGTACCACTGAACGCATCACCATCCCTGCCGGAAAAAAGGTGCGCTTCAAGATTTCCACTGGCCTTAAAGACCGGCTCTGA